The proteins below come from a single Oncorhynchus keta strain PuntledgeMale-10-30-2019 chromosome 32, Oket_V2, whole genome shotgun sequence genomic window:
- the LOC127914435 gene encoding glycine and tyrosine-rich protein-like isoform X2: MEPSTQGFRLKGLEPSTQGFRLKGMEPSTQGFRLKGMEPSTQGFRLKGLEPSTQGFRLKGLEPSTQGFRLKGLEPSTQGFRLKGLEPSTQGFRLKGLEPSTQGFRLKGLEPSTQGFRLKGLEPSTQGFRLKGLEPSTQGFRLKGLEPSTQGFRLKGLEPSTQGFRLKGLEPSTQGFRLKGLEPSTQGFRLKGLEPSTTELPTAAFTLSSFFLSLCHTVCQRKPNRVQRRHEEVYI, translated from the exons ATGGAGCCAAGCACCCAGGGGTTCAGACTGAAAGGTTTGGAGCCAAGCACCCAGGGGTTCAGACTGAAAGGTATGGAGCCAAGCACCCAGGGGTTCAGACTGAAAGGTATGGAGCCAAGCACCCAGGGGTTCAGACTGAAAGGTTTGGAGCCAAGCACCCAGGGGTTCAGACTGAAAG GTTTGGAGCCAAGCACCCAGGGGTTCAGACTGAAAG GTTTGGAGCCAAGCACCCAGGGGTTCAGACTGAAAGGTTTGGAGCCAAGCACCCAGGGGTTCAGACTGAAAGGTTTGGAGCCAAGCACCCAGGGGTTCAGACTGAAAGGTTTGGAGCCAAGCACCCAGGGGTTCAGACTGAAAGGTTTGGAGCCAAGCACCCAGGGGTTCAGACTGAAAGGTTTGGAGCCAAGCACCCAGGGGTTCAGACTGAAAGGTTTGGAGCCAAGCACCCAGGGGTTCAGACTGAAAGGTTTGGAGCCAAGCACCCAGGGGTTCAGACTGAAAGGTTTGGAGCCAAGCACCCAGGGGTTCAGACTGAAAGGTTTGGAGCCAAGCACCCAGGGGTTCAGACTGAAAGGTTTGGAGCCAAGCACTACTGAACTACCAACAGCTGCGTTCACTTTgagttctttctttctttctctttgtcaCACTGTGTGTCAGCGTAAACCCAACCGTGTCCAGAGAAGACATGAGGAAGTGTATATTTGA
- the LOC127914435 gene encoding circumsporozoite protein-like isoform X1, with protein sequence MEPSTQGFRLKGLEPSTQGFRLKGMEPSTQGFRLKGLEPSTQGFRLKGMEPSTQGFRLKGMEPSTQGFRLKGLEPSTQGFRLKGLEPSTQGFRLKGLEPSTQGFRLKGLEPSTQGFRLKGLEPSTQGFRLKGLEPSTQGFRLKGLEPSTQGFRLKGLEPSTQGFRLKGLEPSTQGFRLKGLEPSTQGFRLKGLEPSTQGFRLKGLEPSTTELPTAAFTLSSFFLSLCHTVCQRKPNRVQRRHEEVYI encoded by the exons ATGGAGCCAAGCACCCAGGGGTTCAGACTGAAAGGTTTGGAGCCAAGCACCCAGGGGTTCAGACTGAAAGGTATGGAGCCAAGCACCCAGGGGTTCAGACTGAAAG GTTTGGAGCCAAGCACCCAGGGGTTCAGACTGAAAGGTATGGAGCCAAGCACCCAGGGGTTCAGACTGAAAGGTATGGAGCCAAGCACCCAGGGGTTCAGACTGAAAGGTTTGGAGCCAAGCACCCAGGGGTTCAGACTGAAAG GTTTGGAGCCAAGCACCCAGGGGTTCAGACTGAAAGGTTTGGAGCCAAGCACCCAGGGGTTCAGACTGAAAGGTTTGGAGCCAAGCACCCAGGGGTTCAGACTGAAAGGTTTGGAGCCAAGCACCCAGGGGTTCAGACTGAAAGGTTTGGAGCCAAGCACCCAGGGGTTCAGACTGAAAGGTTTGGAGCCAAGCACCCAGGGGTTCAGACTGAAAGGTTTGGAGCCAAGCACCCAGGGGTTCAGACTGAAAGGTTTGGAGCCAAGCACCCAGGGGTTCAGACTGAAAGGTTTGGAGCCAAGCACCCAGGGGTTCAGACTGAAAGGTTTGGAGCCAAGCACCCAGGGGTTCAGACTGAAAGGTTTGGAGCCAAGCACTACTGAACTACCAACAGCTGCGTTCACTTTgagttctttctttctttctctttgtcaCACTGTGTGTCAGCGTAAACCCAACCGTGTCCAGAGAAGACATGAGGAAGTGTATATTTGA